CCGCCCTCAGCGGGCGGCGACGAAGCCGAACGCGCCACCGGCGACGGCCGGCAGGACGGTCACGCTGTCACCGTCGTTGAGCTTGGCGTCCAGCGCGCCGAGGAACCGGACGTCCTCGTCGTTGACGTAGACGTTGACGAAGCGGTGCAGCGCGCCGGCGTCGGTGACCAGCCGGCCCTTCAGGCCGGCGTGCCGCGAGTCCAGGTCGGTGAGCAGGTCGCCCAGGGTGTCCCCGGAGCCCTCGACGACCTTCGCGCCGCCGGTGTAGCTGCGCAGGATGGTGGGGATGCGAACCTC
Above is a window of Micromonospora rifamycinica DNA encoding:
- a CDS encoding MoaD/ThiS family protein encodes the protein MAIEVRIPTILRSYTGGAKVVEGSGDTLGDLLTDLDSRHAGLKGRLVTDAGALHRFVNVYVNDEDVRFLGALDAKLNDGDSVTVLPAVAGGAFGFVAAR